The sequence TGGCCTTCATCGAGCGCGTCGTCGGGATGCCCCACCTGGTTCTCGAGGGGGTGTTCACCCACTTCCCCCACGCCGATTCCGGGCGCACCGACGTCACGGAGGCTCAGCTCCGCCGCTTCTCCGAGATTCTCCACGCGCTCGCGCTGCGGAAGATCGAGGTGCCCCTGCGCCACGCGGCGAACAGCGCGGGCATGCTGAGCGTCGGGGACTCGATGCTCGACATGGTGCGCCCGGGGATCCTCGCGTACGGCTTCTATCCATCTGCCGAGGTCCCCCGCACGATCCCCGTTGAAGGGATCATGTCGTTCAAGACCCGAATTGTGGAGCTTCGCGACGTGCCTCCGGGGCGTTACATTAGCTACGGGCGCACCTACCAGACGTCGCGCTGGACGCGCGTGGGGGTGCTGCCGGTGGGCTACGGGCACGGATATCCCTGGCATCTCTCGAACCGCGGGCAGGTGTTGATTCGCGGCAAGCGAGCGCCCATCGTGGGGCGGGTCACCATGGACCTCACGATGGTCGACGCGACGGAGATCGAGGAAGCCGCGCTCGGCGACGAGGTCGTGCTCTGGGGCCAGCAGGGAAGGGCTCGGATCGGGCTCGACGAAGTCGCGGCGTGGGCGCAGACGATCCCGTACGATCTGCTCTGTAGCATGGGGAAGCG is a genomic window of Candidatus Eisenbacteria bacterium containing:
- the alr gene encoding alanine racemase, producing the protein MEFPTWVEVDLDRFRRNLGAIRAAVGGGRGILLVVKADAYGHGAVEIARHAVESGVTMLGVATLHEGIELRASGITAPVVILSPALLSEIDEIIEHRLTPCVGSLEFADLLSRRGTAHQVLTRFHVEVDTGMGRTGVGDEDAVAFIERVVGMPHLVLEGVFTHFPHADSGRTDVTEAQLRRFSEILHALALRKIEVPLRHAANSAGMLSVGDSMLDMVRPGILAYGFYPSAEVPRTIPVEGIMSFKTRIVELRDVPPGRYISYGRTYQTSRWTRVGVLPVGYGHGYPWHLSNRGQVLIRGKRAPIVGRVTMDLTMVDATEIEEAALGDEVVLWGQQGRARIGLDEVAAWAQTIPYDLLCSMGKRVVRVFLQEGQPSKVLTLIGERQEIEVAEHGSAGAAGKRRRRKVQYRTRAGSSG